One Nostoc sp. UHCC 0302 DNA window includes the following coding sequences:
- a CDS encoding quinone-dependent dihydroorotate dehydrogenase has translation MDIYQVAISPVLFNLVKTDPEWLHQQTIRSFNWISSTGSHPLASWVNRRLQQSLCLEDERLEQSLFGLDFPNPLGLAAGFDKDGVAANIWSSLGFGFAELGTVTFHAQPGNPRPRLFRLPLDQAALNRMGFNNNGAAAMAARLTQEKQQLTPTIPIGINLGKSKVTPLEAAAEDYLNSFRLLKELGDYFVVNVSSPNTPGLRSLQDASMLSAILELLQQENNSQKPIFVKIAPDLEWEAIADIISLAKTYKLAGIIATNTTIRRDGLKTQVIQQTGKSPQEEAGGISGKPLRDRSTEVIRFIWQQTQGQIPIIGVGGIFSPEDAWEKITAGASLIQVYTGWIYEGPLMVRRILAGLLSQLEQNGLNSISEAVGLQTKI, from the coding sequence ATGGATATTTATCAAGTTGCAATTAGTCCAGTATTGTTCAATTTAGTAAAAACAGACCCAGAGTGGTTACACCAGCAGACAATTCGCAGTTTTAACTGGATATCGTCAACAGGTTCTCACCCTCTTGCTAGTTGGGTCAATCGCCGCCTACAGCAGTCTTTGTGTTTGGAAGATGAACGTTTGGAACAAAGTCTGTTTGGTTTAGACTTTCCTAATCCTCTGGGGTTAGCAGCTGGGTTTGACAAGGATGGTGTTGCTGCTAACATCTGGTCTAGCTTAGGTTTCGGTTTTGCAGAACTGGGAACTGTAACTTTTCACGCCCAGCCTGGAAATCCCCGCCCTCGTTTGTTTCGCTTACCTTTAGATCAAGCTGCTCTCAACCGGATGGGCTTTAATAACAATGGTGCTGCGGCAATGGCGGCTCGATTGACACAAGAAAAGCAGCAGTTAACCCCAACAATTCCCATAGGGATAAATTTGGGTAAATCTAAGGTTACACCCCTAGAAGCAGCCGCAGAAGATTATCTCAATAGTTTTCGTTTACTTAAGGAATTGGGAGACTATTTTGTTGTTAATGTATCTTCTCCCAATACGCCTGGGTTACGATCGCTCCAAGATGCCTCGATGCTCAGCGCCATCTTAGAATTATTGCAGCAGGAAAATAATTCACAAAAACCTATTTTTGTCAAGATAGCGCCTGATTTGGAATGGGAAGCGATCGCTGACATTATTTCTTTGGCTAAAACTTATAAACTGGCGGGAATTATTGCCACTAACACCACTATCCGCCGTGATGGACTGAAAACCCAAGTAATTCAACAAACTGGCAAATCACCCCAAGAAGAAGCTGGCGGAATTAGCGGTAAGCCATTACGCGATCGCTCCACTGAAGTAATTCGGTTTATTTGGCAGCAAACTCAGGGGCAAATACCAATCATTGGCGTTGGTGGCATTTTTTCCCCTGAAGATGCTTGGGAAAAAATTACTGCTGGTGCTAGCTTAATCCAGGTTTATACAGGCTGGATTTACGAAGGCCCACTGATGGTACGCCGAATTCTGGCGGGTTTACTTTCCCAGCTAGAACAAAACGGTTTAAATTCCATCAGCGAAGCCGTAGGTTTACAAACAAAAATTTAG